The Paenibacillus wynnii DNA window CGGGCACTACCGGCTGGAGGGCTACTATGGGCTTCAATGGTGGGACAAGTCCTGAGGACACGGTGAATGCGGATGTAATCATCGTTTGGGGCGGTAACATCGTTAGTACAAATATGCATCAGGTCGTACTGGCAGAACAAGCTCGCAAGCGTGGAGCACAGGTAATCGTCATTGATGTGCACCGGAATCGAACCGCACAATGGGCGGATTGGTTTCTACCGCTGTATCCCGGGACGGATGCGGCGCTGGCGCTGGGTATGATGCATATACTTTTCCGGGATGGGCTTACCGATACGAATTTCATGGACAAGTATACAGTTGGTTACGATGAATTACGTCAGCAAGCAGCCTCCTATACGCCTGAGCTGGTATCTTCTATTACGGGTATTTCTGCAGGGGATATAGAGAAGCTTGCCAAGCTGTACGGCGAGGCCCATACCTCATACATTCATATTGGCAACGGACTTCAGCATCATGATAACGGCGGTATGAATGTGCGAAGCATCACTTGCCTTCCGGCTCTGACGGGACAGTGGCTAAAGACTGGAGGCGGTGCGTCTAGATCTAACGGCGGCTATGCCGCTATGAATTCACGGGCCTTGGAGCGCCCGGATTTGCGTCCCAATCCGCGGGCTCGCCGGATTAATATGAACCGAATCGGAGAAGCACTGGAAATGACCGAACAGCCGATCAAAAGTCTGTTCGTCTATTGCAGCAATCCGCTTGTCGTAGCCCCTGATGCGGAACGGGTCCGTGCAGGCTTCGAACGCGAGGATTTATTTACGGTTGTACATGACCTATTCATGACCGATACGGCTCGTTATGCCGATATTATACTGCCTGCTACCGCAACCTTAGAGAATACGGACCTGTACAGCTCCTACTGGCATCATTACATTGCACTGCAGGAGCCTATACTGTCTGCACCGGGACAATGCAAGAGTAATGTAGAGGTGTTCTCGTTGCTCGGACAAGCGATGGAATTTGATGTTGAGGCATTCAGTCAGACGGAGGAGGATATGATTCGGGAAGCTCTGAATTACCCCCGTAATCCTTATCTGAACGGCGTTTCACTGGAACGCCTTCAGCAGGAACGGTATGTGAAGCTGGATATGACGCCTAAGCAGGCGTTTCTCGACTCTCTGCCTACGCCGTCAGGTAAAATCGAACTGTATTCCAAATCCATGGAATTAGCCGGTTTGCCGCCACTGCCAACCTATACTCCATTGATAGAGGGGTATGACGGGATTCGGCGGCCGGAGCCCGCAGATGCGTATCCGCTGATGTTCATATCTCCACCGAATCACAACTTCCTTAACTCCACATTCTCAAATGTTGAGAAACATCAAGGCTTGGAAAAGGAGCCTGTACTGCAGATTCACCCCGATGATGCTGCCGTACGCGGAATTACGGACGGAGACGATGTAACGGTATTCAACGGACGCGGGAGAGTAGAGATCAGAGCTAAGGTAGTGGATAAAATGCTGCCTGGCACCGTGATCAGTCAGGGATTATGGTGGGAAGGCAAAGACCGGCCTCAACGAAGCAATGTTTTGACACCGGACCGCCTGAGTGATATGGGCAACGGCGCCACCTTTTTCTCGTCTACAGTAGAGGTTAAGCGGCGATAAGTGTACTGTAGGTATTTTTTTTGTGAATAAAAAAGGAATTAACAATATGTTATGGTGCTGCGATAAAGCGTTAGCGTGAATGCTTGCTCTAACCCCTGTTTTAGGATGATACTGGATGGAATAATGACACATATATTACAGGGGATGTATATTAATCATGAGGTTTTTAGACGCTTATCCTAAGGAAGTAAAAGTATTTTTAATCGCCAGTCTCATAAATGCAACGGGTAGTGCCCTGATGTGGCCGCTGGTTACGATGTATGTCTTTGATGAACTGGGACGCAGTTTGCAGGATGCAGGGCTAGTGATTCTCGTTCAGTCGCTCGGCGGAATTTTCGGACAAATACTGGGCGGATCGCTCTATCATAAGGTGGGTGTTAACCGGCTTATAGTCGGGGCACTGGTGATGAATGCTTTGGCCTTGTTTGCTTTACCGGCGGCAAGTCATAGCTGGATGCTATTTATGGTGACGATGGGACTGGTGGGATTGTTTAACTCCCTATCTCTGCCGGCTATACAGGCATTTATCGGTTTCCGATTCGCGAAGCAGCGCGGTGAGCTGTTTAATGTTATCTATGTCGCCAATAATATTGGAGTAGCACTCGGTACATCCCTGAGTGGTTACCTGGCTGATTTATCTTATATGCTGAGTTTTGTATTGAACGGTGTGACCTCGGCTGTATTTGCTGTTTTTTTCTTTCTCTATCTTAAAAAGGTGGGCGAGAGCCCGCAAGATGAAGCAATTAATTATAAAAAGATGCCGCCGCGCCACGCTTCGAATTGGAAGCTGATGGGCAATACGCGGATCTATCTGTATATGGCTATCGGCTCTATGTTTCTACTCATCGGTAACTCTATATGGAATACAGGCGTGTCGCCCTTTGTTTTCTCGGAGGGGTGGGGGAATAAATTCTACGGCTTTCTCTGGACGCTGAACGGGATTCTAATATTTGTAGCTCAGCCCTTAGTAAGCTTGATTAAACGTTGGTTCGCAAGAACGTCAACCGCCCAAATGACTGCCAGCGCCGTCTTTTATCTGAGCGGTTATGCCGTAATTCTGCTGCTTCCAAGTTACCCGGGTCTGCTGTTTGCGATGGTGCTGGCTACACTCGGGGAGATGCTGATTTCACCGGCAATACCATCATTTATATCTGATCATGCGGAACGCAGCGCCCCTTTTTATCTTGGACTCAGCGGAGGTATCGGAGCGGTCGGCAGGCTGATTGGACCCTTTTGCATTGGGAGCTTATATGATAGCGGAGGGCTACTGCCTACGGCCTGGCTGGCTTGCGGCATGGCGCTGCTGTCGATTGGATTCTTTGGGATTCATGCGTATATTAATCGTCAGGGAGTCCTTAAGAAAAGGTCTGAGGCTTTGATTCTTGTGGATGGAAAAGTGGTATGATAGAGGCTCGATAATGAAGGGTAAGGGAGGCCTAAGGTTATGCGGCATATTAAAGGAGATCAGCTTGTGATCCGTCTGTCGGAGATTCGTGATGCCCGCGAATTAATTATTCTGGACAACATGATCTGGACCGAAGATACCACTCCGGGCCGTCTAACCTGGTGCTCACGTGAGGATTATCTACTGCATGCCCCCCCCGGCTCACAGCTGGTAGCTGTGGAAGAAGGTCTTTTATGCGGATATGTGGGCTTTGGCCACCCTACGGGTATGGAGAGCAATCGTCATGTCCTCGAGATTAATATCGCTGTGCATCCGCGCTGCCAACGCTCAGGTATAGGGCATAGACTTATGGAGACCATGAAGAAGATGGCAGCGGATAAGGGAATCCGTAAGCTTCGGTTACGGGTGTTATCCTGCAACCAAGCCGCGCTCTCTTTCTATACCAAGTGTGGCTTTCAGGAGGAGGGACGGTTGAGAGATGAATTTTATCTAGGCGGCCGATATGTAGATGAGGTATTCATGAGCTTCCTGCTAACCCGGAACAACCCTAATGACGAGCGGAGGGTAAATCAATGAAAGTTGAGTCGCTTAATATAGGCAGACCTATTACGGTTGACTATCACGGCAAGCCGTTGGAGACAGGGATATATAAACGTCCTGCCGGAGGGCCGGTGCATCTGTCGGTTAACGGTCTGGAAGGGGATGGACAAGCTGATCTAGTAAATCACGGAGGTCCGGACAAGGCCCTGTGTGTTTATCCGCTTGAGCATTATGCTTATTGGGAAGAACAGCTTGATAAGAAACTGGAGTATGCTGCATTTGGAGAAAATATAACGACTACCGGCTTGTTGGAGACAGAGGTATGCATCGGTGATATCTATGAAATCGGAACCGCACTTCTTCAGGTTAGCCAGCCGCGTTACCCCTGCTTCAAGCTCTCACACAAGCATGGGGAGTCTGATATGTCCGTAAAGTTGTTGACTAGCGGATATAGCGGTTTTTATCTCCGGGTTCTGCGTGAAGGTGAAATTTCAGCGGACGACATCATTGTTAAAAAGCAGAGCGGATCGGGTGCTGTGCCTGTGTCCAAAGTTCTGCATTTGATGGAGGTCGGACGTAAAGACAAGACAGGTCTGGCGGATGTAATTGAGCTGGACAGCCTTGCAGAAGGAATCCGCAGTAGGTTCCGGGATTGGCTGGGTTCCTCTGAAGATTGATTTAAGATATTAACTTAAGGCTCAGGCGTCACTACCGTGAAGATTTGGACTTCCGGCCGCTGTTGTATCCAGATTTCTTTGATTTAACTCGCTTTTAGCGGTTGAAATCCGGATACAGCTTATGCTTTCGAAGCGAGCTTTCCTACGGAAAGCTTTCGGGCGGTCGCTATAGCTCCTTACAGTTCCAAATTTCGTTCCTTTTCGCTTTTTGTTATTTTTTTTGTTCAGCTTATATAGACCGCTTATGATTAAAAAAGGAAGCTGAAGGCACCGGGCCTTCAGCTTCCTTTTTTTTTGAAATATAAGAATTTATATGTGCCACAATATAAATTATCCATCCTTCTATTTTTAGCGTACCTGGCGGGTTTAGCTAAGCAGTCGCCATTCACTGCGCAATAAACCGTACACGGCATGGTTGACGTAACCGGAGGGCAGCTTTTCGACTTGCCGAATCACACCTTCGAGTACAAATCCAAGCCGCTCTG harbors:
- a CDS encoding GNAT family N-acetyltransferase; its protein translation is MRHIKGDQLVIRLSEIRDARELIILDNMIWTEDTTPGRLTWCSREDYLLHAPPGSQLVAVEEGLLCGYVGFGHPTGMESNRHVLEINIAVHPRCQRSGIGHRLMETMKKMAADKGIRKLRLRVLSCNQAALSFYTKCGFQEEGRLRDEFYLGGRYVDEVFMSFLLTRNNPNDERRVNQ
- a CDS encoding MOSC domain-containing protein codes for the protein MKVESLNIGRPITVDYHGKPLETGIYKRPAGGPVHLSVNGLEGDGQADLVNHGGPDKALCVYPLEHYAYWEEQLDKKLEYAAFGENITTTGLLETEVCIGDIYEIGTALLQVSQPRYPCFKLSHKHGESDMSVKLLTSGYSGFYLRVLREGEISADDIIVKKQSGSGAVPVSKVLHLMEVGRKDKTGLADVIELDSLAEGIRSRFRDWLGSSED
- a CDS encoding molybdopterin-containing oxidoreductase family protein produces the protein MNDSGEGIFPAVCPLDCPDTCGLLVHKKNGKIVKVEGDPEHPVTRGAICNKVRHMAERLHHPERLMQPLRRVGRKGEGKFEEISWEEAIGEITDKYRELTAEYGSESILPYSFYGNMGVLSVEGMDRRFFNALGSSLLDQTICNSAGTTGWRATMGFNGGTSPEDTVNADVIIVWGGNIVSTNMHQVVLAEQARKRGAQVIVIDVHRNRTAQWADWFLPLYPGTDAALALGMMHILFRDGLTDTNFMDKYTVGYDELRQQAASYTPELVSSITGISAGDIEKLAKLYGEAHTSYIHIGNGLQHHDNGGMNVRSITCLPALTGQWLKTGGGASRSNGGYAAMNSRALERPDLRPNPRARRINMNRIGEALEMTEQPIKSLFVYCSNPLVVAPDAERVRAGFEREDLFTVVHDLFMTDTARYADIILPATATLENTDLYSSYWHHYIALQEPILSAPGQCKSNVEVFSLLGQAMEFDVEAFSQTEEDMIREALNYPRNPYLNGVSLERLQQERYVKLDMTPKQAFLDSLPTPSGKIELYSKSMELAGLPPLPTYTPLIEGYDGIRRPEPADAYPLMFISPPNHNFLNSTFSNVEKHQGLEKEPVLQIHPDDAAVRGITDGDDVTVFNGRGRVEIRAKVVDKMLPGTVISQGLWWEGKDRPQRSNVLTPDRLSDMGNGATFFSSTVEVKRR
- a CDS encoding MFS transporter translates to MRFLDAYPKEVKVFLIASLINATGSALMWPLVTMYVFDELGRSLQDAGLVILVQSLGGIFGQILGGSLYHKVGVNRLIVGALVMNALALFALPAASHSWMLFMVTMGLVGLFNSLSLPAIQAFIGFRFAKQRGELFNVIYVANNIGVALGTSLSGYLADLSYMLSFVLNGVTSAVFAVFFFLYLKKVGESPQDEAINYKKMPPRHASNWKLMGNTRIYLYMAIGSMFLLIGNSIWNTGVSPFVFSEGWGNKFYGFLWTLNGILIFVAQPLVSLIKRWFARTSTAQMTASAVFYLSGYAVILLLPSYPGLLFAMVLATLGEMLISPAIPSFISDHAERSAPFYLGLSGGIGAVGRLIGPFCIGSLYDSGGLLPTAWLACGMALLSIGFFGIHAYINRQGVLKKRSEALILVDGKVV